Proteins encoded within one genomic window of Triticum aestivum cultivar Chinese Spring chromosome 2D, IWGSC CS RefSeq v2.1, whole genome shotgun sequence:
- the LOC123049651 gene encoding defensin-like protein CAL1 has product MESTSRHMVASVLLVLLLLVATEMGTTRVAEARHRHCESQSHRYRGACWRDDNCKHVCNTEGFPSGKCKFHGFESKCVCTKPCQ; this is encoded by the exons ATGGAGTCGACCTCTCGCCATATGGTTGCGTCCGTCCTCTtggtccttctcctcctcgtcgccaCAG AGATGGGGACGACGAGGGTGGCGGAGGCGAGGCACAGGCACTGCGAGTCGCAGAGCCACAGGTACCGCGGAGCGTGCTGGAGGGACGACAACTGCAAGCACGTCTGCAACACCGAGGGCTTCCCCTCGGGCAAGTGCAAGTTCCACGGCTTCGAAAGCAAGTGCGTCTGCACGAAACCCTGCCAGTAG